A stretch of the Melitaea cinxia chromosome 14, ilMelCinx1.1, whole genome shotgun sequence genome encodes the following:
- the LOC123659440 gene encoding xylose isomerase-like translates to MSYAQPGGKRQKVREVRASENVDYFQGIEKVEYNNMATSTDTNSYRYYNSNERVHSRSMEDWLKYSVSFTEFRCNGSDIQGRPIFSRSWDDNTNTIDNHKRCLKAFYDFCTKLGIKYWTAFDSDLVPQTDNWDENKSNWDEIVEYIMELSQRCPMKLLWLTPDLHSHPRYISGACTSNEASTFVQAATQIKKCLEMSQRLNAECFLLLPYREGYNAIFQTDVAREIKLFSKLLKITAEYKDRLNYKCQLLIMPYYSNSGRNYGSYGNLMWQPNGNLNGDVLYRYMWDITSCLYFLKFNNLDRYYKVCTPPGHHMYMAGVYNMFGGVVITNQFDQCDNKTITLMMKCIIDQGTAPPGGINLRLVPKRDCDLRDLMTSQVTYIDAIARGLRVACNIISEQVFIKHIQQRYASYNSGFGSRLLSSDVSIEECEEFYKKNQAQVSEIMCTKSEHYNMVFQRYLDTCDHV, encoded by the exons ATGTCGTATGCTCAGCCTGGAGGGAAGAGGCAGAAAGTTCGTGAAGTAAGGGCGTCTGAAAACGTTGATTATTTTCAag gcATAGAGAAGGTAGAGTACAACAACATGGCGACCTCTACAGACACGAACAGCTACCGTTACTACAACTCCAACGAGAGGGTACACTCCAGGAGTATGGAGGATTGGCTCAAATACAGCGTTTCTTTTACGGAATTTAGATGCAATG GTTCAGACATCCAAGGTAGACCGATTTTCAGCCGATCCTGGGACGACAATACCAACACAATAGACAATCACAAACGTTGCTTAAAAGCGTTCTACGATTTCTGTACGAAACTCGGTATCAAATACTGGACAGCTTTCGATTCGGATTTGGTTCCACAGACAGATAACTGGGATGAGAATAAATCGAACTGGGATGAAATTGTTGAATACATTATGGAATTATCTCAGAGATGTCCAATGAAATTATTGTGGTTGACGCCCGACTTGCATTCACACCCGAG atatatctCAGGTGCTTGTACAAGTAACGAGGCATCAACATTCGTACAAGCCGCGACACAGATAAAGAAATGTTTAGAAATGTCACAACGACTCAACGCCGAATGTTTCCTTCTATTGCCTTACAGAGAAGGCTACAATGCTATCTTCCAAACCGACGTTGCTAGAGAAATAAAACTTTTCTCGAAACTTCTGAAAATAACAGCCGAATACAAAGACAGATTAAACTACAAATGTCAATTGCTCATTATGCCATATTACAGTAATTCTGGGAGAAATTACGGTAGTTATGGCAATCTGATGTGGCAGCCCAACGGAAATTTGAACGGGGATGTACTGTACCGTTATATGTGGGATATAACGAGTTGTTTGTACTTTTTAAAGTTTAACAATTTGGATCGTTATTATAAAGTCTGTACTCCGCCTGGACATCATATGTATATGGCTGGAGT CTACAACATGTTCGGTGGCGTCGTGATAACGAATCAGTTTGACCAGTGTGACAACAAAACCATAACACTGATGATGAAGTGCATCATCGAtcag GGTACAGCTCCCCCCGGTGGTATAAACCTGAGACTAGTTCCGAAGCGCGACTGCGACCTACGTGACTTGATGACGTCACAGGTGACGTATATCGACGCCATCGCCAGGGGACTAAGGGTCGCCTGCAATATCATCTCTGAACAAGTTTTCATTAAGCATATTCAG CAACGCTATGCGTCCTATAACAGCGGCTTCGGTTCTCGTCTGTTGAGCAGCGACGTCTCTATTGAGGAGTGCGAGGAGTTTTACAA AAAAAATCAAGCGCAGGTCAGCGAAATAATGTGTACGAAATCCGAACATTACAACATGGTGTTTCAACGATATCTAGATACCTGTGACCATGTTTGA